One window of the Cryptomeria japonica chromosome 7, Sugi_1.0, whole genome shotgun sequence genome contains the following:
- the LOC131049819 gene encoding GDSL esterase/lipase At4g16230, whose translation MESSLVGILVGLWMISCVAAAEKGGYVPAMFVFGDSLGDAGNNNYIPHSKSRANFTPYGVSFFPHPTGRFTNGRTTFDFLATYLGLPFVPPYLQPKANFSRGINFASGSSGLLDSTGAGENIITLSRQVFQFEHFSYILRKTHPSGAAQAKSYISSSLYCITAGGNDIGAYIANTTFQNTTTPQQFVTSLLTKFDQYIARLYRAGARKFLIVDISAVGCTPYTRLAGYSIAKGECLESANQLVVAYNTAMKSLVDRLNKKLAGVTILRLNSYDYFLNIIQNAEAYGFNNSNTACCGSGLFNAQVSCGKTTPENLFCNDTSAYVFWDRTHPTEKVYAMISRQIWRGNSSFIYPVNLSTLVLGKKVSG comes from the exons ATGGAGAGCTCATTGGTGGGTATTTTAGTTGGGTTATGGATGATCAGTTGTGTGGCTGCAGCTGAAAAAGGGGGTTATGTGCCAGCCATGTTTGTGTTTGGTGATTCGTTAGGAGATGCAGGGAACAATAATTACATTCCACACTCTAAATCGCGTGCAAATTTCACACCATATGGCGTTTCCTTTTTCCCTCACCCAACTGGTCGCTTCACCAATGGCCGTACCACTTTCGATTTCCTGG CTACCTATCTGGGGTTACCCTTTGTCCCTCCATATCTGCAGCCAAAGGCAAATTTTAGCAGAGGGATAAATTTCGCATCAGGAAGTAGCGGATTGCTTGATTCAACAGGAGCTGGAGAG AATATTATCACACTGAGTCGCCAAGTATTTCAGTTCGAACACTTCTCTTATATTCTGAGGAAGACACACCCATCTGGAGCTGCACAAGCGAAATCCTACATAAGCAGTTCTTTATATTGCATTACGGCTGGAGGCAACGATATTGGAGCCTATATTGCCAACACAACTTTTCAAAACACTACTACTCCTCAACAGTTCGTTACATCGCTCCTCACCAAATTTGATCAGTACATAGCA AGGCTTTATCGAGCTGGGGCAAGAAAATTCCTTATAGTGGACATTTCAGCTGTAGGATGCACTCCCTATACCAGACTTGCTGGATATAGCATTGCCAAAGGTGAATGTTTGGAGAGCGCAAACCAGCTGGTTGTGGCATATAACACTGCAATGAAGTCACTTGTGGATCGCCTCAATAAAAAATTAGCTGGAGTAACCATCCTCCGGCTAAACAGTTATGATTATTTTCTGAACATAATTCAGAACGCTGAAGCCTATG GATTTAACAATTCAAATACAGCATGCTGTGGATCAGGATTGTTTAATGCACAAGTAAGCTGTGGAAAGACGACACCAGAGAATTTGTTTTGCAATGATACAAGCGCATATGTGTTCTGGGATAGAACCCATCCCACTGAAAAAGTTTATGCCATGATTTCACGCCAGATTTGGAGGGGAAATTCTTCATTTATTTACCCGGTCAATCTCTCTACGCTAGTCTTAGGGAAAAAGGTTTCTGGTTAA